One Bacillus horti genomic region harbors:
- a CDS encoding alpha/beta fold hydrolase has translation MQGEISQVNGVLLWHLGQGQGIPIVLIHGGPGAYDYLAPVADLLDKSRFQVIRYEQRGSWRSEKKGPYDIATFIEDLEQLRIYLGLKKWIVCGHSWGASLALAYSTKYYTSVKALIYISGTGVNPAWHADYRVNRLNRMSPADREEYIHLRSILETLEGAEGEHTKDRLRELSIRADLFNQENFDKLPRTDGQFVNNKVNQEIGSECTEYFLNEEFLKAISTHSFPSLFVHGGTDPRPYQYVYELASNMKNSEFVVIPNAGHYPWLDHPVALGEQINEFLAKKVLSER, from the coding sequence ATGCAAGGGGAGATTTCGCAGGTGAACGGTGTGTTACTCTGGCATCTTGGACAAGGTCAGGGTATCCCAATTGTGCTTATTCATGGTGGTCCAGGTGCATATGATTATTTAGCGCCAGTGGCTGACTTATTGGATAAAAGTCGTTTTCAAGTTATTCGATACGAACAAAGAGGAAGCTGGAGATCTGAGAAAAAGGGTCCTTATGATATTGCGACTTTTATAGAAGATTTAGAGCAATTAAGGATTTATTTAGGTCTTAAGAAATGGATTGTATGTGGACATTCTTGGGGTGCCTCATTAGCGTTAGCTTATTCCACCAAATATTATACGAGTGTTAAAGCACTAATTTATATATCGGGTACGGGAGTTAATCCCGCTTGGCATGCGGACTATCGTGTAAACAGACTCAATAGAATGAGCCCAGCTGACAGAGAAGAATATATTCATTTACGTTCCATCCTAGAAACATTGGAAGGAGCAGAAGGGGAACATACAAAAGATCGATTACGTGAACTGAGTATAAGAGCTGATTTATTTAATCAAGAAAATTTTGATAAACTTCCTCGTACTGATGGACAGTTTGTAAATAATAAAGTGAATCAAGAAATTGGTTCTGAATGTACTGAGTACTTTTTAAATGAGGAATTTCTTAAAGCCATTTCAACTCATAGTTTCCCATCTCTTTTTGTTCATGGAGGGACAGACCCACGCCCATATCAATACGTTTATGAGCTTGCTTCCAATATGAAAAACAGCGAATTTGTAGTGATTCCTAACGCTGGACATTATCCTTGGCTTGATCATCCAGTTGCTTTAGGGGAGCAGATTAACGAGTTTTTAGCTAAGAAAGTTTTGAGTGAACGATAA
- a CDS encoding metallophosphoesterase, with translation MNARRFLGRIGLFLVIYLVLLFYVGIHGWWYLNALIEGFNGFPSVIYWIVFSFIGLAYLIAMLGRKALPYSLSPFFKYTGALWLAAFQYSVILLPIADIMVGILSLFSAPLQTSVIILGTIVVIVLTSILILGSWNAWNPKIRKVEITVPKSGGNIESLKIAVASDLHLGVIVGNKHIKRLLKTIEIIKPDLVLLPGDVLDDELKPFIHKKMADTLQHLRAPLGVYAVLGNHEYIGGNSKEYISIMKEIDIQVLTDETILIEDSFYIIGRKDRAVKSFGFNQRVELSELISTLDQKKPILLMDHQPTDLKEPSELGIDVMLSGHTHRGQLAPNHWITQRMFELDYGYLQKESMHAIVSSGFGTWGPPVRIGSRSEVVELTIHFNGTN, from the coding sequence ATGAATGCTAGGCGCTTTTTGGGGAGAATAGGTCTATTTTTAGTGATCTATTTAGTTTTACTTTTTTATGTTGGAATACATGGTTGGTGGTATTTAAACGCACTTATCGAAGGCTTTAATGGGTTTCCATCGGTGATCTATTGGATTGTTTTTTCATTTATAGGACTTGCTTACCTTATAGCCATGCTTGGAAGAAAGGCGCTCCCTTATTCCCTTAGTCCTTTTTTTAAATACACCGGTGCACTTTGGTTAGCAGCGTTTCAATACAGTGTAATTTTACTTCCTATAGCAGACATAATGGTGGGTATACTCTCTCTTTTTTCTGCTCCACTACAGACTTCTGTTATTATATTAGGCACTATTGTGGTTATTGTCCTAACAAGCATCTTAATATTAGGGTCATGGAATGCTTGGAATCCAAAAATCCGTAAAGTTGAGATTACCGTACCAAAATCGGGAGGAAATATTGAATCTTTAAAAATAGCTGTAGCTTCTGATCTACACTTGGGAGTTATCGTAGGAAATAAGCATATCAAGCGTTTACTGAAGACCATTGAAATCATAAAGCCGGATTTAGTTCTACTTCCTGGGGACGTACTTGATGATGAGCTTAAACCATTTATCCATAAAAAAATGGCGGACACTCTACAGCATTTAAGAGCTCCATTAGGTGTATATGCGGTATTAGGAAACCATGAATATATTGGAGGCAATTCAAAAGAATATATATCTATAATGAAAGAAATCGATATTCAGGTTTTGACAGATGAAACGATTCTTATAGAGGATTCTTTCTATATTATAGGAAGAAAAGATCGTGCTGTGAAATCATTTGGTTTTAATCAAAGGGTCGAACTGTCAGAGCTTATCTCTACTCTTGATCAAAAAAAGCCCATCCTCTTGATGGATCATCAGCCCACGGATTTAAAGGAGCCTTCCGAGTTAGGGATTGATGTTATGCTTTCTGGGCATACTCATCGGGGTCAATTAGCTCCAAACCATTGGATTACACAAAGAATGTTTGAACTCGATTATGGCTACCTGCAAAAGGAATCTATGCATGCCATCGTGTCCTCAGGTTTTGGAACATGGGGACCGCCTGTAAGGATTGGAAGTCGCTCTGAAGTCGTGGAGCTAACGATACATTTTAATGGTACTAATTAA